The Vibrio bathopelagicus genomic sequence CGGTTCGGGTTACGGGCATTTAGCCGTGAGTGTTGAAGATATCGAACAGGCACATAAAAGAGTGACTCAATTAGGGATTACAGCCAGTGAAATTAAAGCTTTTGACCACAATCAGGCTCACCTTGCAACTTTCTTTTTCATTACCGACCCAGATGGTTACAAAATTGAATTTCTCCAACGTCAAGGTCGTTATCTTTAACTGAGATTAAAAATAATAAACAAGAGGGACTAACTATGATTCACTTAACCGCAGCTTTTACTGCGCAAAAAGGTCAAGAAGAAAATTTACGCAAGCTTCTAACAGACATGCTAGAGCCAACCAGAAATGAAAGTGGAAATATACGCTACAGCCTGTTCCAAGAAGCTGAAGATAACACTAAGTTTCTATTTCAGGAGCAATTTTCAGACCAGCAAGCGCTCGATACACATTGCCAAGCTCCACATTTTGTTTCACTTTTGAAAAACCTTGAAGGGGTGCTAGCAGAAGAACCTAACATCACTTTTTATAACGCGGTTGAGTCGTAATTTAAAGCCCCAAAACAACAAAGGCACTCTAGTGAGTGCCTTTGTTT encodes the following:
- a CDS encoding VOC family protein — translated: MTKLIHSMVRVSDLEASINFYCSALELEISDQYVFDNFTLTYLANAKTAFELELTFNHDATEIYTHGSGYGHLAVSVEDIEQAHKRVTQLGITASEIKAFDHNQAHLATFFFITDPDGYKIEFLQRQGRYL
- a CDS encoding putative quinol monooxygenase, which encodes MIHLTAAFTAQKGQEENLRKLLTDMLEPTRNESGNIRYSLFQEAEDNTKFLFQEQFSDQQALDTHCQAPHFVSLLKNLEGVLAEEPNITFYNAVES